One window of the Ischnura elegans unplaced genomic scaffold, ioIscEleg1.1, whole genome shotgun sequence genome contains the following:
- the LOC124173378 gene encoding uncharacterized protein LOC124173378: protein MAHGVIGSLGPFEGADESWESYIERFNLFVECNDIKEEKKVSTLLTVVGVKTYNLLKDLCTPEKPSSKSFEAIVKVLQEHLSPKPSFIVERYKFSQRNQHDYETVAEYLVQLKKLSTHCEFGNRLSDYLRDRLVSGLRNEAIRKRLLGELELTFEKAVQLATSLEAADRDSSTLTYHHTAGQATSSRLQALTPRRPQHFPKQSGGAGTSFPPSYSCHYCGKKGHLEKACICKKQSINSPSNVVCYEKPKAECSKHVQNKGTKFAKDRQHYVEEDKTDMNDDDDFDLSGVFNLQNVKMSINQVRVKPIHVNLKVEGQTLMFEVDSGACVSVISQKCYELYFNHITLQPTDLLLSSYTNEKIKPIGKLSVNVEHNNLQKTLDLFVLKTGANPLMGRDWIKAFHVTISIPMMVNQVEDDETNGIDVKSPDLPFQNDVGTVPSNDLPKSPMGMVHGSPPQENTSIVEKTSGESTAGVPLTSADQVVEQVQLSKSPIRRYPARERKPISRLNL, encoded by the exons ATGGCACATGGCGTTATAGGCTCTTTAGGCCCATTTGAGGGAGCAGATGAATCTTGGGAATCTTACATCGAAAGATTTAACTTATTCGTTGAATGTAATGACATTAAGGAGGAAAAGAAAGTCAGTACTCTTTTGACGGTCGTGGGTGTGAAAACGTACAATTTGTTAAAAGACCTATGTACACCCGAAAAGCCAAGTTCTAAGTCTTTTGAGGCAATAGTGAAAGTGTTACAGGAGCATTTAAGCCCTAAACCATCGTTCATAGTTGAACGATATAAGTTTAGTCAACGTAATCAACACGATTATGAAACGGTGGCTGAGTACTTAGTACAACTAAAAAAACTGTCTACTCATTGTGAATTCGGTAATAGGCTTTCTGACTATCTGCGAGATCGTCTGGTTAGTGGATTACGTAACGAGGCTATCAGGAAACGTCTGTTAGGGGAACTGGAGCTGACGTTCGAGAAAGCGGTGCAGTTGGCTACTTCACTGGAGGCTGCGGACCGGGACTCATCTACCCTGACCTACCATCATACGGCCGGCCAGGCAACATCATCTAGACTTCAGGCATTAACTCCAAGGCGTCCTCAGCATTTCCCGAAGCAGTCGGGGGGGGCAGGAACGTCCTTTCCGCC AAGTTACAGTTGTCATTACTGTGGTAAGAAAGGCCATTTGGAGAAGGCTTGTATTTGTAAGAAGCAGTCTATTAATTCGCCATCAAACGTTGTATGTTATGAGAAACCTAAGGCTGAATGTTCAAAGCATGTGCAAAATAAGGGTACTAAATTTGCCAAAGATCGCCAACATTATGTTGAGGAGGACAAAACTGATAtgaatgacgatgatgattttgaCTTGAGTGGCGTGTTTAACTTGCAAAATGTTAAAATGTCCATCAATCAAGTACGAGTCAAACCCATTCATGTTAATTTAAAGGTAGAAGGTCAAACCTTGATGTTTGAAGTGGACAGTGGAGCTTGTGTCTCAGTAATATCTCAGAAATGTTATGAGTTATATTTCAATCATATTACCTTGCAGCCTACTGATTTGCTTTTGAGTTCATATACTAATGAGAAAATCAAACCAATTGGTAAACTATCTGTTAATGTGGAACATAATAATCTGCAAAAAACTCTTGATCTTTTTGTGCTCAAAACAGGTGCAAATCCTTTAATGGGTCGGGACTGGATCAAGGCATTTCATGTTACCATCAGCATTCCAATGATGGTGAACCAGGTGGAAGATGACGAGACAA ACGGAATTGATGTCAAAAGCCCTGATTTGCCTTTCCAAAATGATGTTGGTACCGTACCAAGTAATGACTTGCCTAAATCACCAATGGGCATGGTACATGGTTCACCACCACAAGAGAACACTTCCATTGTGGAGAAAACATCGGGTGAATCCACTGCAGGGGTGCCCCTAACATCAGCTGATCAGGTGGTTGAAC